The following proteins are encoded in a genomic region of Streptomyces sp. NBC_01723:
- a CDS encoding ABC transporter permease/substrate-binding protein, producing MATDTLKSKPGAQGASGGVRRLLLENGALTALIVLVVAMSALSGDFLTADNLLNVGVQAAVTAILAFGVTFVIVSAGIDLSVGSVAALSATVLAWSATEAGIPVALAVLLSVATGIACGLVNGFLISYGKLPPFIATLAMLSVGRGLSLVISQGSPIAFPESVSHLGDTLGGWLPVPVLVMIVMGLITAFVLGRTYIGRSMYAIGGNEEAARLSGLRVKRQKLAIYAFSGLFAAAAGIVLASRLSSAQPQAAQGYELDAIAAVVIGGASLAGGTGKASGTLIGALILAVLRNGLNLLSVSAFWQQVVIGVVIALAVLLDTLRRKAGATTPAAGTSGGGNRGKQALTYVIAAVVAVAVVGATSLLHNGSSGGKTQKVGLSLSTLNNPFFVQIRDGAEEQAKKLGVDLTVTDAQNDASQQANQLQNFTSEGLSSIIVNPVDSDAAGPSVRSANKDDIPVIAVDRGVNDAETAALVASDNVEGGELGAKALAEKLGGKGTIAILQGQAGTSASRERGAGFAAGLKEYPGIKVVAKQPADFDRTKGLDVMTNLLQAHPDIDGVFAENDEMALGAIKALGSKAGRSVQVVGFDGTPDGLKAVQEGTLFASVAQQPKELGRIAVQNALRAAEDKKVEQTVKVPVKVVTKENVAGFEG from the coding sequence GTGGCCACTGACACGCTCAAGAGCAAGCCGGGCGCGCAGGGCGCCTCGGGCGGTGTGCGCCGCCTGCTGCTGGAGAACGGCGCGCTGACCGCGCTGATCGTCCTCGTCGTCGCCATGTCGGCGCTCTCCGGGGACTTCCTGACCGCCGACAACCTGCTCAACGTCGGCGTCCAGGCCGCCGTGACGGCGATCCTCGCCTTCGGTGTCACCTTCGTCATCGTCTCGGCGGGCATCGACCTGTCGGTCGGCTCGGTCGCCGCGCTGTCGGCCACCGTGCTGGCCTGGAGCGCCACCGAGGCCGGGATACCGGTCGCCCTCGCGGTACTGCTGTCCGTCGCGACGGGCATCGCCTGCGGTCTGGTGAACGGTTTCCTGATCTCGTACGGGAAGCTGCCGCCGTTCATCGCGACGCTCGCCATGCTGTCGGTCGGGCGCGGTCTGTCGCTGGTCATCTCGCAGGGCTCGCCCATCGCCTTCCCGGAGTCGGTCTCGCACCTCGGGGACACGCTCGGCGGGTGGCTGCCGGTGCCGGTGCTGGTGATGATCGTGATGGGGCTGATCACCGCGTTCGTCCTCGGGCGGACCTACATCGGCCGCTCCATGTACGCCATCGGCGGCAACGAGGAGGCCGCGCGGCTGTCCGGGCTGCGGGTCAAGCGGCAGAAGCTCGCCATCTACGCCTTCTCCGGCCTGTTCGCCGCCGCCGCGGGCATCGTGCTGGCCTCCCGGCTCTCCTCCGCGCAGCCGCAGGCCGCGCAGGGCTACGAACTGGACGCCATCGCCGCCGTCGTCATCGGCGGTGCCTCGCTCGCGGGCGGTACCGGCAAGGCGTCGGGCACGCTGATCGGCGCGCTGATCCTCGCGGTGCTGCGCAACGGCCTCAACCTGCTGTCCGTCTCCGCGTTCTGGCAGCAGGTCGTCATCGGTGTCGTCATCGCGCTGGCGGTGCTCCTGGACACCCTTCGGCGCAAGGCCGGCGCGACCACCCCGGCGGCCGGGACCTCCGGCGGCGGGAACCGGGGCAAGCAGGCGCTGACGTACGTCATCGCGGCGGTCGTCGCCGTCGCGGTGGTCGGCGCGACCTCGCTGCTGCACAACGGGTCCTCGGGCGGCAAGACGCAGAAGGTCGGCCTGTCGCTGTCGACGCTCAACAACCCGTTCTTCGTCCAGATCCGGGACGGAGCGGAGGAACAGGCGAAGAAGCTGGGCGTGGACCTGACCGTCACCGACGCGCAGAACGACGCCTCCCAGCAGGCGAACCAGTTGCAGAACTTCACCAGCGAGGGCCTGTCCTCGATCATCGTCAACCCGGTGGACTCGGACGCCGCGGGCCCCTCGGTGCGCTCGGCGAACAAGGACGACATCCCCGTCATCGCCGTGGACCGCGGCGTCAACGACGCCGAGACCGCCGCGCTGGTCGCCTCCGACAACGTCGAGGGCGGTGAGCTGGGCGCCAAGGCCCTCGCCGAGAAGCTCGGCGGCAAGGGCACCATCGCCATCCTCCAGGGCCAGGCCGGCACCTCCGCCAGCCGCGAGCGCGGGGCGGGCTTCGCGGCCGGCCTCAAGGAGTACCCGGGGATCAAGGTGGTCGCCAAGCAGCCCGCGGACTTCGACCGCACCAAGGGCCTGGACGTGATGACCAACCTGCTCCAGGCGCACCCGGACATCGACGGTGTCTTCGCGGAGAACGACGAGATGGCGCTCGGCGCGATCAAGGCGCTGGGTTCCAAGGCGGGCAGGTCGGTCCAGGTCGTCGGCTTCGACGGCACGCCGGACGGGCTGAAGGCGGTCCAGGAGGGCACGTTGTTCGCGTCCGTCGCGCAGCAGCCGAAGGAACTGGGCAGGATCGCCGTACAGAACGCGCTGCGGGCGGCCGAGGACAAGAAGGTGGAGCAGACGGTGAAGGTGCCCGTGAAGGTGGTCACCAAGGAGAACGTGGCCGGCTTCGAGGGCTGA
- a CDS encoding ribokinase has protein sequence MYDYDLLVVGSANADLVIGVERRPGAGETVLGSDLSVHPGGKGGNQAVAAARLGARTALLARVGDDGHGRLLLDSQRAAGVDTVGVLVGGAPTGVALITVDPSGDNSIVVSPGANGRLAPGDVRAAASLFHASRVVSTQLEIPLETVVEVVRSLAPDSRFVLNPSPPRPLPPEVLAACDPLIVNEHEAKVILGDALVSERPEDWARILLAKGPRSVVVTLGAEGALVASGEGVSRVPSVKVDAVDTTGAGDAFTAALAWRLGTGDSLAEAAAYAARVGAAAVTKAGAQESYPTAAEAEAL, from the coding sequence ATGTACGACTACGACCTCCTGGTCGTGGGGTCGGCCAACGCCGACCTCGTGATCGGCGTGGAACGGCGGCCGGGCGCCGGGGAGACGGTGCTCGGCTCCGACCTGAGCGTCCACCCGGGAGGCAAGGGCGGGAACCAGGCGGTGGCCGCCGCCCGGCTCGGCGCCCGTACGGCCCTGCTGGCCCGGGTCGGCGACGACGGCCACGGGCGGCTGCTCCTCGACTCGCAGCGCGCGGCCGGTGTCGACACGGTCGGCGTGCTGGTGGGCGGCGCCCCGACCGGCGTCGCGCTGATCACCGTCGACCCGTCGGGGGACAACAGCATCGTGGTCTCGCCGGGCGCCAACGGCCGGCTGGCGCCGGGCGACGTCCGCGCGGCCGCCAGCCTCTTCCACGCCTCCCGGGTCGTCTCCACGCAGTTGGAGATCCCGCTGGAGACGGTCGTGGAGGTGGTCCGGAGTCTGGCGCCGGACAGCCGCTTCGTGCTCAACCCGTCGCCGCCGCGCCCGCTGCCGCCGGAGGTCCTCGCGGCCTGCGACCCGCTGATCGTCAACGAGCACGAGGCGAAGGTGATCCTCGGCGACGCCCTGGTCAGCGAGCGCCCCGAGGACTGGGCCCGCATCCTGCTGGCCAAGGGCCCGCGTTCGGTGGTCGTGACCCTGGGCGCCGAGGGCGCGCTGGTGGCGTCGGGCGAGGGCGTCTCGCGGGTGCCGTCGGTGAAGGTGGACGCCGTGGACACGACGGGCGCGGGCGACGCGTTCACCGCGGCGCTGGCCTGGCGGCTCGGCACCGGCGACTCCCTCGCCGAGGCGGCGGCGTACGCGGCCCGGGTGGGCGCGGCGGCGGTCACGAAGGCGGGGGCGCAGGAGTCGTACCCCACCGCGGCGGAGGCCGAGGCGCTGTGA
- the rbsD gene encoding D-ribose pyranase, translating into MKRAGILNRHLAGALAELGHGDGVLVCDAGMPIPNGPRVVDLAFRAGVPSFAEVLDGLLAELVVEGAVAATEVREANAGAAALLDGHFPGLTLVPHERLKELSAGARLIVRTGEARPYANVLLRCGVFF; encoded by the coding sequence GTGAAGAGGGCAGGGATACTCAACCGCCACCTCGCGGGCGCGCTCGCCGAACTCGGGCACGGCGACGGGGTCCTGGTGTGCGACGCGGGCATGCCCATCCCGAACGGCCCGCGCGTCGTCGACCTGGCCTTCCGCGCCGGGGTGCCGTCCTTCGCTGAGGTGCTGGACGGTCTGCTCGCCGAGCTGGTCGTGGAGGGCGCGGTGGCGGCGACGGAGGTGCGGGAGGCCAACGCCGGCGCCGCGGCACTGCTCGACGGCCACTTCCCCGGCCTGACCCTGGTCCCGCACGAGCGGCTCAAGGAGCTGTCGGCGGGTGCGCGTCTGATCGTCCGCACCGGCGAGGCCCGGCCGTACGCGAACGTGCTGCTGCGGTGCGGGGTCTTCTTCTGA
- a CDS encoding sugar phosphate isomerase/epimerase family protein codes for MTVKQLTLPELTTACRDLGIGNVGLWREPVQAYGVEAAAKLVRDAGLTVTTLCRGGFLTAVDPEARAAALADNRRAVDEAAALGTDTLVLVSGGLPAGHRDLRAARERIADALTELAPYAEQHGVRLAIEPLHPMYASDRCVVSTLAQALDLAERFPAHQVGVTVDTYHIWWDDRAPEQIARAGAGGRIHTFQLADWTTPLPEGVLNGRGQIGDGAIDMREWKGYVEAAGYTGAIEVELFNEALWARDGREVLAETAERFAAHAGDAGPEK; via the coding sequence ATGACGGTCAAGCAGCTGACGCTGCCCGAACTGACCACCGCCTGCCGCGACCTGGGCATCGGCAACGTCGGCCTGTGGCGCGAACCGGTCCAGGCGTACGGCGTCGAGGCGGCGGCCAAGCTGGTCCGCGACGCGGGCCTGACCGTCACCACCCTGTGCCGCGGCGGATTCCTCACGGCCGTCGACCCGGAGGCGCGCGCCGCCGCCCTGGCCGACAACCGCCGCGCCGTCGACGAGGCCGCAGCCCTCGGCACCGACACCCTCGTCCTGGTCTCCGGCGGCCTCCCGGCCGGCCACAGGGACCTGCGCGCCGCCCGCGAACGCATCGCGGACGCGCTCACCGAACTCGCCCCCTACGCCGAGCAGCACGGCGTACGCCTCGCCATCGAGCCGCTGCACCCGATGTACGCCTCGGACCGCTGCGTGGTCTCCACCCTCGCCCAGGCCCTGGACCTGGCCGAACGCTTCCCCGCCCACCAGGTCGGCGTCACCGTCGACACGTACCACATCTGGTGGGACGACCGGGCGCCCGAGCAGATCGCCCGGGCCGGGGCGGGCGGCCGCATCCACACCTTCCAGCTCGCCGACTGGACCACCCCCCTGCCCGAGGGCGTCCTCAACGGCCGCGGCCAGATCGGCGACGGCGCGATCGACATGCGGGAGTGGAAGGGCTACGTGGAGGCGGCCGGATACACCGGCGCCATCGAGGTCGAACTGTTCAACGAGGCGCTGTGGGCGCGCGACGGACGCGAGGTACTCGCCGAGACGGCGGAGCGGTTCGCCGCGCACGCGGGGGACGCCGGGCCGGAAAAATAA
- a CDS encoding dihydrodipicolinate synthase family protein, whose amino-acid sequence MTLHLPGADGTLRAHEPRTEPLAVTREAPGSAFTSRTVFSAAHVVADPFADTTPDSPAAVDWDATLAFRRHLWSHGLGVAEAMDTAQRGMGLDWATAAELIRRSAAEARATGGRIACGVGTDQLTAGTLAEVRAAYEEQLAVVEESGAQAILMASRALAATAKGPDDYLEVYGHLLRQSAEPVVLHWLGPMFDPALEGYWGSSDLDTATDTFLEVIAAHPDKVDGIKVSLLDARREIDLRRRLPRGVRCYTGDDFNYPELIAGDEQGFSHALLGIFDPLGPLAAEAVRHLDTGDTEGFRALLDPTVELSRHLFRAPTRYYKTGVVFLAWLAGHQSHFTMVGGLQSARSLPHLARAYELADGLGLFPDPKLAEERMRTLLDLYGVTR is encoded by the coding sequence GTGACCCTCCACCTGCCGGGCGCGGACGGCACCCTGCGCGCCCACGAGCCGCGCACCGAGCCGCTCGCCGTCACCCGGGAAGCCCCGGGAAGCGCTTTCACCTCCCGGACGGTCTTCTCGGCGGCGCACGTGGTCGCCGACCCGTTCGCCGACACCACCCCCGACTCACCCGCCGCCGTCGACTGGGACGCCACCCTCGCCTTCCGCCGCCACCTGTGGTCCCACGGACTCGGCGTCGCCGAGGCGATGGACACCGCCCAGCGCGGCATGGGCCTGGACTGGGCCACGGCGGCCGAGCTGATCCGCCGCTCCGCCGCCGAGGCGCGGGCGACCGGCGGCCGCATCGCGTGCGGCGTCGGCACCGACCAGCTCACGGCCGGCACTCTCGCCGAGGTCCGGGCGGCCTACGAGGAACAGCTCGCCGTCGTCGAGGAGTCGGGCGCCCAGGCCATCCTCATGGCCTCCCGCGCCCTCGCCGCGACCGCGAAGGGCCCGGACGACTACCTGGAGGTCTACGGCCACCTCCTCCGCCAGTCCGCCGAACCGGTCGTCCTGCACTGGCTGGGCCCGATGTTCGACCCGGCGCTGGAGGGCTACTGGGGCTCGTCCGACCTCGACACGGCGACGGACACCTTCCTGGAGGTCATCGCCGCCCACCCCGACAAGGTCGACGGCATCAAGGTCTCCCTCCTGGACGCCCGGCGCGAGATCGACCTGCGCCGCCGCCTCCCGCGGGGCGTGCGCTGCTACACCGGGGACGACTTCAACTACCCGGAGCTGATCGCGGGCGACGAACAGGGCTTCAGCCACGCCCTGCTCGGCATCTTCGACCCCCTGGGCCCGCTGGCCGCCGAGGCGGTCCGCCACCTCGACACCGGCGACACGGAGGGCTTCCGCGCCCTCCTCGACCCCACCGTCGAACTCTCCCGCCACCTCTTCCGGGCCCCCACCCGCTACTACAAGACGGGCGTGGTGTTCCTGGCCTGGCTGGCCGGCCACCAGAGCCACTTCACGATGGTCGGCGGCCTCCAGTCGGCCCGCTCCCTGCCGCACCTCGCCCGCGCCTACGAACTCGCCGACGGTCTCGGCCTGTTCCCGGACCCGAAACTCGCCGAGGAGCGCATGCGGACCCTGCTCGACCTGTACGGAGTCACCCGGTGA
- a CDS encoding Gfo/Idh/MocA family protein — translation MTRKTVRIAMNGVTGRMGYRQHLVRSILALREQGGLDLGDGTVLWPEPVLVGRREHALKALAERHGLDHVSTDLDAVLADDSVDIYFDAQVTSAREEAIKKAIAAGKHIYTEKPTATGLDGALDLARLAHAKGVRHGVVQDKLFLPGLLKLKRLIDGGFFGRILSVRGEFGYWVFEGDWQEAQRPSWNYRTEDGGGIVVDMFPHWEYVLHELFGRVKSVQALTATHVPQRWDENGKPYDATADDAAYGVFELDGGAIAQINSSWAVRVNRDELVEFQVDGTEGSAVAGLRNCRVQHRSATPKPVWNPDIPATEAFRDQWQEVPDNGDFDNGFKAQWELFLKHVYADAPYHWDLLAGARGVQLAELGLRSSAEGRRLDVPEISL, via the coding sequence GTGACACGCAAGACGGTGCGTATCGCCATGAACGGCGTGACCGGGCGCATGGGCTACCGCCAGCACCTCGTCCGCTCCATCCTGGCCCTCCGCGAACAGGGCGGCCTCGACCTCGGCGACGGCACCGTGCTGTGGCCGGAGCCGGTCCTGGTCGGCCGCCGCGAACACGCGCTGAAGGCGCTCGCCGAACGGCACGGACTCGACCACGTCTCCACGGACCTGGACGCGGTCCTGGCCGACGACAGCGTCGACATCTACTTCGACGCCCAGGTCACCTCGGCCCGCGAGGAGGCGATCAAGAAGGCGATCGCCGCGGGCAAGCACATCTACACCGAGAAGCCCACCGCCACCGGCCTGGACGGAGCCCTCGACCTCGCCCGCCTCGCCCACGCGAAGGGCGTCCGGCACGGCGTCGTCCAGGACAAGCTCTTCCTCCCCGGCCTGCTCAAGCTCAAGCGCCTCATCGACGGCGGCTTCTTCGGCCGGATCCTGTCCGTGCGCGGCGAGTTCGGCTACTGGGTCTTCGAGGGCGACTGGCAGGAGGCCCAGCGCCCCTCGTGGAACTACCGCACCGAGGACGGCGGCGGCATCGTCGTCGACATGTTCCCGCACTGGGAGTACGTCCTGCACGAGCTGTTCGGCCGGGTGAAGTCCGTGCAGGCCCTCACCGCCACCCACGTCCCGCAGCGCTGGGACGAGAACGGCAAGCCCTACGACGCCACCGCCGACGACGCCGCCTACGGCGTCTTCGAGCTGGACGGGGGCGCGATCGCGCAGATCAACTCCTCCTGGGCGGTGCGGGTCAACCGCGACGAGCTGGTCGAGTTCCAGGTCGACGGCACCGAGGGCTCGGCGGTGGCCGGCCTGCGCAACTGCCGCGTCCAGCACCGCTCCGCCACCCCCAAGCCGGTCTGGAACCCGGACATCCCCGCCACCGAGGCCTTCCGCGACCAGTGGCAGGAGGTCCCGGACAACGGCGACTTCGACAACGGCTTCAAGGCCCAGTGGGAGCTGTTCCTCAAGCACGTCTACGCCGACGCCCCCTACCACTGGGACCTGCTGGCCGGCGCCCGCGGCGTCCAGCTCGCCGAACTGGGCCTGAGGTCCTCGGCGGAGGGCCGCCGCCTCGACGTACCGGAGATCTCGCTGTGA
- a CDS encoding LacI family DNA-binding transcriptional regulator: MTVTLADVAARAQVSPATVSRVLNGNYPVAATTRDRVLKAVDELDYVLNGPASALAAATSDLVGILVNDIADPFFGIMAGAIQSEIGGPGGRAGGERLAVVCNTGGSPERELTYLTLLQRQRAAAVVLTGGAMEDATHQAAVAAKLRKLTEAGTRVVLCGRPPAPETGAMALTFDNRGGGRELTEHLLGLGHRRLGYIAGPQERTTTRHRLEGHRAALAAHGVEEDPRWTVHGRYDRQSGYEATLELLRRDPSLTAVVAANDSVALGACAALRDSGLRIPDDVSVAGFDDLPFSIDAVPALTTVRLPLAEAGARAGRVAMGREEAPAGGIATVRGELMVRGSTGVPRG; this comes from the coding sequence ATGACGGTGACACTTGCGGACGTGGCGGCCCGCGCCCAGGTCTCCCCCGCGACGGTGTCGCGCGTGCTGAACGGGAACTACCCGGTGGCCGCCACCACCCGGGACCGGGTGCTGAAGGCGGTCGACGAGCTGGACTACGTGCTCAACGGCCCCGCGAGCGCCCTGGCCGCGGCCACGTCCGATCTGGTCGGCATCCTGGTCAACGACATCGCCGACCCCTTCTTCGGCATCATGGCCGGCGCCATCCAGTCCGAGATCGGCGGCCCGGGCGGCAGAGCGGGCGGCGAGCGGCTCGCGGTGGTCTGCAACACCGGCGGCTCCCCGGAGCGCGAGCTGACCTACCTCACCCTGCTGCAACGCCAGCGCGCGGCGGCCGTCGTGCTGACCGGCGGGGCGATGGAGGACGCGACGCACCAGGCGGCGGTGGCGGCGAAGCTGCGGAAGCTGACGGAGGCCGGGACGCGGGTGGTGCTGTGCGGGCGGCCGCCGGCGCCGGAGACCGGGGCCATGGCGCTGACGTTCGACAACCGCGGGGGCGGCCGGGAGCTGACCGAGCACCTGCTCGGGCTCGGCCACCGCCGGCTCGGCTACATCGCCGGCCCCCAGGAGCGGACCACCACCCGGCACCGGCTGGAGGGCCACCGCGCCGCGCTCGCCGCGCACGGCGTCGAGGAGGACCCCCGCTGGACCGTCCACGGCCGCTACGACCGGCAGTCCGGGTACGAGGCGACGCTGGAACTCCTGCGCAGGGATCCGTCCCTGACGGCTGTCGTCGCCGCGAACGACTCCGTCGCGCTGGGCGCGTGCGCGGCGCTGCGGGACTCGGGGCTGCGGATCCCGGACGACGTGTCCGTGGCGGGCTTCGACGATCTGCCGTTCAGCATCGACGCGGTGCCCGCGCTGACGACGGTCCGGCTGCCGCTGGCGGAGGCGGGCGCGCGGGCGGGTCGGGTGGCGATGGGGCGGGAGGAGGCGCCGGCCGGGGGGATCGCGACGGTGCGGGGGGAGTTGATGGTGCGGGGGTCCACCGGGGTTCCTCGGGGGTAG
- a CDS encoding sugar phosphate isomerase/epimerase family protein, protein MKLAFSTLGVPGLPLTDVLGLATAHGYHGVELRAHPEEPVNPGLSPDERAVVAAEFKASGVELLGVAGYARVAAPGDDEPVLAEVRALLELARDLGAPYIRVFPGGGTEQSAEEADATAARRLGTAAEYAADLGVRILLETHDSHRTGADAMRVLGLVGHLQVGALWDVMHTWLGGEQPFESYGALAPHLGYVQVKDIASAEDTTPLPLGAGVLPLTEVVDVLSRHGWDGWLCWEYEKRWYESAAPLPDLLAAGREHLTRLLTDAA, encoded by the coding sequence ATGAAGCTGGCGTTCTCCACCCTTGGTGTCCCCGGGCTGCCCCTGACCGATGTGCTGGGCCTCGCGACCGCGCACGGCTACCACGGTGTCGAGTTGCGCGCCCATCCGGAGGAACCCGTGAACCCGGGCCTGTCCCCGGACGAACGGGCGGTCGTGGCGGCCGAGTTCAAGGCGTCCGGCGTGGAACTGCTCGGTGTGGCGGGGTACGCGCGGGTGGCCGCGCCCGGTGACGACGAGCCGGTCCTCGCCGAGGTCCGCGCCCTGCTCGAACTCGCCCGCGACCTGGGCGCCCCCTACATCCGCGTCTTCCCCGGCGGCGGCACCGAGCAGAGCGCCGAGGAGGCCGACGCGACGGCCGCCCGGCGGCTGGGCACGGCCGCCGAGTACGCCGCCGACCTCGGCGTCCGCATCCTGCTGGAGACCCACGACTCGCACCGCACGGGCGCCGACGCGATGCGCGTCCTGGGCCTGGTCGGGCACCTCCAGGTCGGCGCCCTGTGGGACGTGATGCACACCTGGCTGGGCGGCGAGCAGCCCTTCGAGTCGTACGGGGCCCTCGCCCCGCACCTCGGCTACGTCCAGGTCAAGGACATCGCCTCCGCCGAGGACACCACACCGCTGCCGCTGGGCGCGGGCGTGCTGCCGCTCACCGAGGTGGTGGACGTCCTCTCCCGGCACGGCTGGGACGGCTGGCTGTGCTGGGAGTACGAGAAGCGGTGGTACGAGTCCGCCGCCCCGTTGCCCGACCTGCTGGCGGCCGGCCGCGAGCACCTGACCCGGCTGCTCACCGACGCGGCGTGA
- a CDS encoding GNAT family N-acetyltransferase produces the protein MTFALQGPPLEGTLVRLEPLGHRHAADLAVAAEEDRGGYAYTWVPRADEVGGYIDAQLARAASGRLAPYAQISLATGRAVGATAYWEPRSWLTDGVLDAIEVGFTWLARSAQGTGTNAEAKLLLFRHAFEVWQVSRVDLKTDARNARSRAAIEKTGARLEGVLRNWSRSWAPGEEGRLRDSAIYSITAAEWPERQERLERRVRSAAGALTPRR, from the coding sequence GTGACGTTCGCACTGCAGGGCCCGCCCCTCGAAGGCACGCTGGTACGACTGGAGCCGCTGGGCCACCGGCACGCGGCCGACCTCGCGGTGGCGGCGGAGGAGGACCGCGGCGGCTACGCGTACACGTGGGTGCCGAGGGCCGACGAGGTCGGCGGCTACATCGACGCCCAACTGGCCCGCGCGGCCTCGGGGCGGCTGGCGCCCTACGCGCAGATCTCCCTCGCCACCGGGCGGGCGGTCGGCGCCACCGCCTACTGGGAACCCCGCTCCTGGCTCACCGACGGCGTCCTCGACGCGATCGAGGTCGGCTTCACCTGGCTGGCCCGCTCCGCCCAGGGCACCGGCACGAACGCCGAGGCCAAGCTGCTCCTGTTCCGCCACGCCTTCGAGGTCTGGCAGGTGTCCCGGGTCGACCTCAAGACCGACGCCCGCAACGCCCGTTCCCGGGCGGCGATCGAGAAGACCGGCGCCCGCCTCGAGGGCGTCCTGCGCAACTGGTCCCGCTCCTGGGCGCCGGGCGAGGAGGGCCGGCTGCGCGACTCCGCGATCTACTCCATCACGGCGGCGGAGTGGCCCGAGCGCCAGGAGCGGCTGGAGCGCCGGGTCCGGTCGGCGGCGGGCGCCCTCACGCCGCGTCGGTGA
- a CDS encoding EamA family transporter: MRPSHLLLAVLVAAVWGVNFTVIEVGLDHFPPLLFSALRFLAAALPAVFLVGRPKVAWKWIVAVGLVLGVAKFGLVFVGMDAGMPAGLSSLVLQIQAVFTAVIAAAVLGERPSRLQAAGMLVALAGIGVAAVDEGASGPLGAFVMVVGAAAAWGLSNVLTRKASPPDALNFMVWVCAVPVLPLLALSLLTEGPEADLAALRGLDWQGGSTILYVAWVSTVFGFGAWGWLLRRHPASTVAPFSLLVPVFGMSSAALFLGEAVTPLRWCAAALLVGGVALTTLTGRRARDRTPYVIASARPEIIGRPSVPAEESVR; this comes from the coding sequence ATGCGACCTTCCCACCTCCTCCTCGCCGTGCTCGTCGCCGCCGTCTGGGGCGTGAACTTCACGGTCATCGAGGTCGGCCTCGACCACTTTCCGCCGCTGCTCTTCTCCGCCCTGCGCTTCCTGGCGGCCGCCCTGCCCGCCGTCTTCCTGGTGGGCCGGCCCAAGGTCGCGTGGAAGTGGATCGTGGCGGTGGGGCTGGTGCTGGGCGTGGCCAAGTTCGGCCTGGTCTTCGTGGGCATGGACGCGGGCATGCCGGCCGGCCTGTCCTCCCTGGTCCTGCAGATCCAGGCGGTGTTCACCGCGGTGATCGCCGCCGCGGTCCTGGGCGAACGCCCCTCCCGCCTCCAGGCGGCGGGCATGCTCGTCGCGCTGGCCGGCATCGGTGTCGCGGCGGTCGACGAGGGCGCGTCCGGTCCGCTGGGCGCCTTCGTGATGGTCGTCGGAGCGGCCGCCGCGTGGGGACTGTCCAACGTCCTCACCCGCAAGGCGTCCCCGCCCGACGCCCTGAACTTCATGGTGTGGGTGTGCGCCGTCCCGGTACTGCCGCTACTGGCCCTCTCCCTGCTGACGGAGGGCCCGGAAGCAGACCTCGCGGCACTGCGCGGCCTGGACTGGCAGGGCGGGAGCACGATCCTCTACGTGGCCTGGGTCTCGACCGTCTTCGGCTTCGGCGCCTGGGGCTGGCTGCTGCGCCGTCACCCCGCGTCGACGGTCGCGCCCTTCTCGCTCCTGGTCCCGGTCTTCGGGATGTCCTCGGCGGCCCTCTTCCTCGGTGAGGCGGTGACACCCCTGCGCTGGTGCGCGGCGGCGCTGCTGGTGGGCGGGGTGGCGCTGACGACGCTCACGGGCCGGCGCGCCCGCGACCGGACGCCGTACGTGATCGCGTCGGCCCGCCCGGAAATCATTGGACGGCCCTCCGTGCCGGCGGAAGAATCCGTCCGGTGA